A section of the Elusimicrobiota bacterium genome encodes:
- a CDS encoding sterol desaturase family protein gives MHFVLCNWVFAAGLVFFMALERIRPWRPRRAAFLPRCLTNFGLAGLNTFIDPGLSVFILLPLLRRLQEGGWGFLNLVCLGPWANIVLTLLFVDLSQYWVHRLSHETPLVWRIHKVHHSDLDLDATTGLRFHFLDRLLYILSDTGPRPV, from the coding sequence ATGCACTTCGTTCTCTGCAATTGGGTTTTCGCCGCCGGGCTTGTATTCTTCATGGCTTTGGAGCGCATTCGCCCCTGGCGGCCTCGGCGGGCGGCCTTCCTTCCCCGGTGTCTTACGAACTTCGGTTTGGCGGGCCTCAATACCTTCATCGATCCCGGGTTGAGCGTGTTTATCCTGCTTCCCCTTCTGCGGCGGCTTCAAGAGGGCGGGTGGGGCTTTCTCAACTTGGTTTGTCTAGGACCATGGGCCAACATAGTGCTGACCCTCTTGTTCGTGGACTTAAGCCAGTACTGGGTCCACCGCCTCTCCCACGAAACGCCGCTTGTCTGGAGAATCCATAAAGTCCATCACAGCGACCTCGACTTGGACGCCACCACCGGCCTGAGATTCCATTTCCTCGACAGGCTCCTGTACATCCTGAGCGACACCGGGCCGCGTCCCGTTTGA